In a genomic window of Rhinoderma darwinii isolate aRhiDar2 chromosome 10, aRhiDar2.hap1, whole genome shotgun sequence:
- the LOC142662721 gene encoding lysophosphatidic acid receptor 6-like: METTQGTILNVTGMCSHLGQADFQYGFFTLVYSLVFILGLPGNALALYHLCQTKQRSRSSNIYFVNLSAVDSFFICLLPFRIYYHYTGNHWTFGDVACRITGALFYANIYLSIGFFTCICLDRYVAVVHPLMYMRLKCTRCSLILTVVIWIICSAIILPLILGGPLNNAPDNGTRTSCFEEFSTSVWQYRLVPYNICALIFGFLVPFTVVGIVMPIIARRICRMKSSIHRKVALRIIAFILVVCMVCFLPYNVSHLLHFIMRLGFIQDCAFSTRIYKLRRITLALVSLNSCLNPILYFIPYLSRRLRAPYTKQMYNVQGEKPTDEAPSRITLPRHLPKELGPVTILGAKVEWSVL, encoded by the coding sequence ATGGAGACTACACAAGGCACCATCTTGAATGTCACAGGAATGTGCAGTCATCTGGGACAGGCGGACTTCCAGTATGGATTCTTCACACTCGTGTACAGCCTGGTGTTTATACTCGGCTTACCAGGGAATGCCTTGGCCCTGTACCACCTGTGCCAGACTAAGCAGCGCTCCCGCAGCTCCAATATCTACTTTGTAAACCTGTCTGCAGTAGATTCCTTTTTCATCTGCCTCTTGCCATTTCGCATTTATTATCATTATACCGGAAACCACTGGACCTTTGGCGATGTGGCTTGTCGCATTACTGGTGCCCTTTTCTATGCCAACATCTACCTGAGCATTGGCTTCTTCACGTGTATATGTTTGGACAGGTACGTTGCTGTAGTCCACCCACTGATGTACATGAGACTCAAGTGTACTCGCTGTTCTTTGATATTGACCGTTGTGATCTGGATCATTTGCAGCGCCATTATATTACCTTTAATCCTTGGCGGACCCCTGAACAATGCCCCAGATAATGGCACAAGGACTTCTTGCTTTGAGGAATTCTCCACTTCGGTGTGGCAATATCGTCTGGTACCTTATAATATTTGCGCCTTGATCTTTGGTTTTCTGGTTCCTTTCACTGTTGTTGGGATAGTGATGCCGATAATAGCACGAAGGATCTGTAGGATGAAGTCCAGCATCCATCGAAAAGTGGCCTTGAGGATCATCGCCTTCATTCTGGTGGTGTGTATGGTTTGCTTTCTGCCCTACAATGTGTCACACCTGCTGCACTTTATCATGAGATTAGGCTTTATCCAGGATTGTGCGTTTTCTACGCGCATCTACAAGTTACGCCGCATCACTTTGGCTTTAGTAAGTCTCAACAGTTGCCTGAACCCCATTCTGTACTTTATCCCATACTTAAGTCGAAGGCTCCGTGCTCCTTACACTAAGCAGATGTACAACGTTCAGGGTGAAAAACCTACAGACGAAGCCCCCAGCAGAATCACCTTACCCCGTCATTTACCAAAAGAACTTGGGCCGGTTACTATACTAGGGGCAAAGGTTGAATGGTCAGTCTTATAA